One Amblyomma americanum isolate KBUSLIRL-KWMA chromosome 8, ASM5285725v1, whole genome shotgun sequence DNA window includes the following coding sequences:
- the LOC144102315 gene encoding uncharacterized protein LOC144102315 → MSDSRQLPCLPSGSSIGSSSKQPRLRSRERAADGTNRFIRNVFVAWVKQPAAVHQASSLWRSSTMNSGYPAWKHSRCDEQKPSSTLGGDSGADKGESRVEYLHRVLGRLAAAAGLPSCS, encoded by the exons ATGTCAGATAGCAGGCAGCTGCCCTGTCTCCCGTCAGGCTCGAGCATTGGCTCCTCATCCAAGCAG CCCCGTCTGCGGTCCCGCGAGCGAGCTGCAGACGGAACCAACCGGTTCATCAGGAATGTTTTCGTCGCGTGGGTCAAGCAGCCGGCAGCCGTTCATCAGGCCAGCAGCCTTTG GCGGTCCTCCACGATGAACTCTGGGTATCCTGCCTGGAAGCACAGCAGGTGTGATGAGCAGAAG CCATCGTCAACACTTGGCGGAGACTCGGGCGCCGACAAAGGCGAGAGTCGTGTGGAGTACCTGCACCGCGTATTGGGACGACTGGCAGCCGCAGCTGGGCTTCCATCCTGCAGCTGA